The following are encoded together in the Actinoplanes sp. N902-109 genome:
- a CDS encoding WXG100 family type VII secretion target, producing MSQPHGRLWVNPEGVVRVGDAYSQHVDIYQRYLDQLTSLRQRYADSWGDDDMGNQFSQKFLGGMDNLEKLVGGIKGTLDYTAKGLQESGKLYRQVDDEAGEAGHKMARDFETNLPTGQAHAPLARTEATVTEAAPMKPLLREATPLLAEEHGVRRLAMRAEERPLQPTEQGTLRPMLREAVRSVDPNDPEPVRSVREPLQREVVRSVNPNDPEPVRSVREPLQPTFSVSRAMPAISSYMSKPEYATAYVGGEPLPQGYRLEALNPFEDGSTRVDANLYDSITPLAGTPVTTPDGRPIDPEGRQFFVVKQNPTVDPTTPGYEPLLLSYAPDGTPTPLIPGQ from the coding sequence ATGAGCCAGCCGCACGGCCGTCTGTGGGTCAACCCCGAGGGCGTCGTCCGCGTCGGGGACGCCTACTCCCAGCACGTCGACATCTACCAGCGCTATCTGGACCAGCTCACCTCGCTGCGCCAGCGGTACGCCGACAGCTGGGGCGACGACGACATGGGCAACCAGTTCTCGCAGAAGTTCCTCGGCGGCATGGACAACCTGGAGAAGCTGGTCGGCGGCATCAAGGGCACCCTCGACTACACGGCCAAGGGTCTGCAGGAGAGCGGCAAGCTGTACCGCCAGGTCGACGACGAAGCGGGCGAGGCCGGCCACAAGATGGCCCGCGACTTCGAGACCAACCTGCCGACCGGTCAGGCGCACGCCCCCCTGGCGCGCACCGAGGCTACGGTCACCGAGGCCGCTCCGATGAAACCGCTGCTGCGCGAGGCGACGCCGCTGCTGGCCGAGGAACATGGCGTCCGCAGGCTGGCCATGCGCGCCGAGGAGCGGCCACTGCAGCCCACGGAGCAGGGCACCCTCAGGCCGATGTTGCGGGAGGCGGTGCGCTCGGTCGACCCCAACGACCCCGAGCCCGTACGGTCGGTGCGCGAGCCGCTGCAGCGGGAAGTGGTGCGCTCGGTCAACCCCAACGACCCCGAGCCCGTACGGTCGGTGCGCGAGCCGCTGCAGCCGACGTTCTCGGTTAGTCGAGCCATGCCCGCCATTTCGTCGTACATGTCGAAGCCGGAATACGCGACCGCGTACGTCGGGGGCGAGCCGCTCCCGCAGGGTTACCGCCTGGAGGCGCTCAACCCCTTCGAAGACGGCAGTACGCGGGTCGACGCCAACCTCTACGACTCGATCACCCCGCTGGCCGGCACCCCGGTCACCACTCCCGACGGCCGGCCGATCGACCCCGAAGGCCGGCAGTTCTTCGTCGTCAAGCAGAACCCCACCGTCGACCCGACCACGCCCGGATACGAGCCGCTGCTGCTGAGCTATGCCCCCGACGGCACACCCACCCCGCTGATCCCGGGCCAGTAA
- a CDS encoding WXG100 family type VII secretion target: protein MSNYTFDFAQADAVLSDMNGINTRIKSALEQMEHTVEASLADWTGAAQQQYYVSKAKWNQSANEMTMYLDQARQTLLQISDNYGTTEQRHAQIWNDVRG, encoded by the coding sequence GTGTCCAACTACACGTTCGACTTCGCACAGGCCGACGCGGTGCTGTCCGACATGAACGGGATCAACACCCGCATCAAGTCCGCGCTCGAGCAGATGGAGCACACCGTCGAGGCCAGCCTGGCCGACTGGACCGGTGCCGCCCAGCAGCAGTACTACGTCTCCAAGGCCAAGTGGAACCAGTCCGCCAACGAGATGACGATGTACCTGGACCAGGCGCGTCAGACCCTGCTGCAGATCTCGGACAACTACGGCACGACCGAGCAGCGGCACGCGCAGATCTGGAACGATGTCCGCGGCTGA
- a CDS encoding WXG100 family type VII secretion target, producing MTMPRVQTTEEGMQRAAQEFSDKATEFTSSLQSVDAQMATLRAFWSGQASQGFAQAMSSWESSFQKVINELINMLDVMGVTTKGYVAAEDTAAGAASSFGAALPGI from the coding sequence GTGACGATGCCGAGAGTTCAAACCACCGAAGAGGGCATGCAGCGTGCTGCCCAGGAATTCTCCGACAAGGCGACCGAGTTCACCAGCTCGCTGCAGTCGGTGGATGCCCAGATGGCCACCCTGCGGGCGTTCTGGTCCGGTCAGGCGTCCCAGGGCTTCGCCCAGGCCATGAGCAGCTGGGAGAGCTCGTTCCAGAAGGTCATCAACGAGCTGATCAACATGCTCGACGTGATGGGCGTGACCACGAAGGGTTACGTCGCGGCCGAAGACACCGCCGCGGGTGCCGCTTCCTCGTTCGGTGCCGCACTGCCGGGCATCTGA
- the eccB gene encoding type VII secretion protein EccB, whose protein sequence is MQTQRDHVHAHTFMVGRLSSALVEGDPTMAEIPGRRAQTGFVIGILLAVLVTGGFAVYGWIVPGGSKAYRTAGAILVEKESGTRYVYVDGALHPTPDLTSAMLIQGADAKVKLISRNSLKDVPRGIPLGVTDAPNEVPPASSLVHGPWLSCLPGSVAGGRKVDGLGVNLEPRTPATPLPQQNFAVVRSGNGTAYLLANYLKYKVEDDAVLVALGAGSIDPVPAPDMWLNWLGDGPALAPARISGAGQDGPAVGGQSYPVGTLFRQQSASGVDQLFVLRKDGLAPMSRTEFLFADAATAGAPVDVDAAAIVDAKKSADRSLLDRLPDLASLKLADANGKALCVQQQPVSAQAFSSVVVFADRYESGINSDGGTYVVARPASGMTVFPAPAASRTTAPPVSFISESGTAYRLAGTETVAALKLNSVTPVPFPKDLLAALPQGPVLSRQAVTGLSRG, encoded by the coding sequence GTGCAGACCCAGCGTGACCACGTCCACGCCCACACCTTCATGGTGGGCCGGCTCAGCTCGGCCCTGGTCGAGGGCGACCCCACGATGGCCGAGATTCCCGGCCGCCGGGCCCAGACCGGCTTTGTGATCGGCATCCTGCTGGCCGTGCTGGTCACCGGGGGATTCGCCGTGTACGGATGGATCGTCCCCGGGGGCAGCAAGGCCTATCGGACAGCCGGCGCCATCCTGGTGGAGAAGGAGAGCGGCACGCGCTACGTCTACGTCGACGGCGCGCTGCACCCCACCCCCGACCTCACCTCGGCGATGCTGATCCAGGGCGCCGACGCCAAGGTCAAGCTGATCTCCCGCAACTCGCTCAAGGACGTGCCCCGCGGCATCCCGCTCGGCGTGACCGACGCCCCCAACGAGGTGCCGCCCGCGTCCTCGCTGGTGCACGGGCCGTGGCTGTCCTGCCTGCCCGGATCGGTCGCCGGCGGCCGCAAGGTGGACGGGCTCGGCGTCAACCTCGAACCGCGCACCCCGGCCACGCCGCTGCCGCAGCAGAACTTCGCCGTGGTGCGCAGCGGGAACGGCACGGCCTATCTGCTCGCCAACTACCTGAAGTACAAGGTCGAGGACGACGCGGTGCTGGTCGCGCTGGGCGCCGGCAGCATCGACCCGGTCCCGGCCCCGGACATGTGGCTCAACTGGCTGGGCGACGGGCCCGCGCTGGCCCCGGCCAGGATCAGCGGAGCCGGGCAGGACGGGCCCGCGGTGGGCGGCCAGTCGTACCCGGTCGGCACGCTGTTCCGGCAGCAGTCGGCGTCCGGCGTCGACCAGCTGTTCGTGCTGCGCAAGGACGGGCTCGCGCCGATGAGCCGCACCGAGTTCCTGTTCGCCGACGCCGCCACCGCCGGGGCCCCGGTGGACGTCGACGCGGCCGCCATCGTCGACGCCAAGAAGTCCGCCGATCGCTCACTGCTCGACCGGCTGCCCGACCTGGCCTCGCTCAAGCTCGCGGACGCCAACGGCAAGGCGCTGTGCGTGCAGCAGCAGCCCGTGTCGGCCCAGGCCTTCTCCAGCGTCGTGGTGTTCGCCGACCGCTACGAGTCGGGCATCAACAGCGACGGCGGTACGTACGTGGTCGCGCGGCCCGCGTCCGGCATGACGGTGTTCCCGGCGCCGGCCGCCTCGCGGACCACCGCCCCGCCGGTGTCCTTCATCTCCGAGTCGGGCACCGCGTACCGGCTGGCCGGCACCGAGACCGTGGCGGCGCTCAAGCTCAACTCCGTCACGCCCGTGCCGTTCCCGAAAGACCTGCTGGCGGCGCTGCCACAGGGTCCCGTGCTGAGCCGCCAGGCTGTCACCGGTCTGTCGAGGGGGTAG
- a CDS encoding YbaB/EbfC family nucleoid-associated protein has protein sequence MNFNERIESLFEEYQRQRNSLTEMQRKMSELSATATSPRREVSVTVGQNGVLKDIQFPSGAHKRLTTADLTKLIMETYGEAKEGVMTQAAEVLAPMLPDGMDAQSLVRGTAGTDAFMPAEPRMATSVREILGMGRQPS, from the coding sequence ATGAACTTCAACGAGCGCATCGAGAGTCTGTTCGAGGAGTACCAGCGGCAGCGCAACAGCCTGACCGAGATGCAGCGCAAGATGAGTGAGCTCTCGGCCACCGCGACCTCGCCCCGGCGTGAGGTCAGCGTCACCGTCGGTCAGAACGGTGTCCTCAAGGACATCCAGTTCCCGAGCGGTGCCCACAAACGGCTCACCACGGCCGACCTCACCAAGCTCATCATGGAGACATACGGCGAGGCCAAGGAAGGCGTCATGACCCAGGCCGCCGAGGTGCTCGCGCCGATGCTGCCCGACGGCATGGACGCCCAGTCGCTGGTGCGCGGCACCGCCGGCACCGACGCCTTCATGCCCGCCGAGCCCCGGATGGCCACCAGCGTGCGCGAGATCCTCGGGATGGGACGGCAGCCGTCATGA
- the eccCa gene encoding type VII secretion protein EccCa, with protein sequence MSTVTIKRPPRAAGPEAPDGQVELQEPPLMAEEAPLDFRSFAMIVPMGLGMGAMMAMFGLYSRAPIMYVMGGAMASGMLLMGVMQIGKAASDRKRKMRGERRDFLRYIAQLRKQARTAADQQRQFVLWNNPQPSWLWSIAMSNRLWERRPSHDDFGRVRIGLGRQNAMLKFTPPSTKPIEDLEPLASISLRRFSEAYRTVNGIPIAVGLTSFTSIEFEGPADPAIDLVRAMVAQLVTFHAPDELRVAVLAAEVHRGPWDWIKWLPHNAHPSAFDAAGPVRMFAGTHDDLMDLLGPEITDRGDHDRNSRPSATEPLVVIIAHLADLPESSRLLGAGMRNVVLLDLTGAMPGGPKVLRLTVENDQVRFPAGDTTGTADRDALDTTKCEALARIIAPKRTSGTLDVVEEPLETSFELTSLLGIRDANTFDVNTLWRTRQPQRNRLTVPIGVTEEGEVIELDLKESAQGGMGPHGLLIGATGSGKSELLRTLVVALAATHSSEILNLVLVDFKGGATFIGMEKLPHTSAVITNLADELPLVDRMQDALQGEMTRRQELLRASGYASLFDYEKARAAGAQLVPFPVLLIIVDEFSELLSSKAEFMDLFVSIGRLGRSLGVHLLLASQRLDEGRINRVEGHLSYRIALRTFSSMESRSVIGVGKAYELPPEPGNGFLKLDTTNLVRFKSAYVSGPYTGRSLTGGAEEEDQQTALDVVPFTTRQVAIRQDRGRARPAETEEVVPESATGPSLLEVILDRLAGSGPPARQVWLPPLSAAPSLDTLLPSVVPDPLRGMTVDDPAAQRRLRVPVGIVDRPQDQLRELLIADLSGADGHVGIAGAPQSGKSTLLRSLILGLALTNTPREVQFYGLDFGGGGLSSVAGLPHIGSIATRMERDRVVRTVQEIGQVMERREAEFAARGLDSMQSYLAARERGEINDPFGHVFLVIDGWYTMKQDFVELETKFQELASRGLSFGIHVVVTATRWSEMRTWLRDLMGTRLELRLGDSMESEVGSRKAATVPNQPGRGLTPDGLHFLGALPRMDGSSDTDDLAEATKSVTEEISTFWAGPPAPTVRMLPTRLAVEQLPAPEREFKICIGEDEQRLAPVWHDFMATPHMLVFGDSETGKSNMLRLVLRAIQQHYRPDQAKVVLGDSRRDLDTAITADYQVGFGFTGDKLYELAGQASVSMNRRVPGQEISSERMRKRDWWEGPELFVVVDDYDLMTKGTGVGSTLDPLLPLLAQGSYIGLHLVVARSTSGAMRAMMDPVIRRMWELGTPATLFSYPKEEGKFLGEAAPRRLPPGRAQLVTRRGVKLMQTGYVEGDRG encoded by the coding sequence ATGAGCACTGTCACCATCAAGCGACCACCGCGGGCGGCCGGACCGGAGGCGCCGGACGGGCAGGTCGAGCTGCAGGAGCCGCCGCTGATGGCGGAGGAGGCGCCGCTGGACTTCCGGTCGTTCGCGATGATCGTGCCGATGGGTCTGGGCATGGGCGCGATGATGGCCATGTTCGGTCTCTACAGCCGGGCCCCCATCATGTACGTCATGGGTGGCGCGATGGCCTCCGGCATGCTGCTCATGGGGGTCATGCAGATCGGCAAGGCCGCCTCCGACCGCAAGCGCAAGATGCGCGGCGAACGCCGGGACTTCCTGCGCTACATCGCCCAGTTGCGCAAGCAGGCGCGCACCGCGGCCGACCAGCAGCGGCAGTTCGTGCTCTGGAACAACCCGCAGCCGTCGTGGTTGTGGTCCATCGCGATGAGCAACCGGCTGTGGGAGCGCCGGCCCAGCCACGACGACTTCGGCCGGGTGCGGATCGGGCTGGGCCGGCAGAACGCCATGCTCAAGTTCACGCCGCCGTCGACCAAGCCCATCGAGGACCTGGAACCCCTGGCCTCCATCTCGCTGCGCCGGTTCTCCGAGGCCTACCGTACGGTCAACGGCATCCCCATCGCGGTCGGCTTGACCAGCTTCACCAGCATCGAGTTCGAGGGCCCGGCCGACCCGGCGATCGACCTGGTCCGGGCGATGGTGGCGCAGCTGGTAACCTTTCACGCCCCCGACGAGCTGCGCGTCGCGGTGCTGGCCGCCGAGGTGCACCGCGGCCCGTGGGACTGGATCAAGTGGCTGCCGCACAACGCCCATCCGAGCGCGTTCGACGCGGCCGGTCCGGTGCGGATGTTCGCCGGCACCCACGACGACCTGATGGATCTGCTCGGCCCGGAGATCACCGACCGGGGCGACCACGACCGCAACTCCCGGCCGTCGGCCACCGAGCCGCTCGTGGTGATCATCGCGCACCTGGCCGACCTGCCGGAGAGTTCGCGGCTGCTCGGTGCGGGCATGCGCAACGTGGTGCTGCTCGACCTCACCGGTGCGATGCCCGGTGGCCCGAAGGTGCTGCGGCTGACCGTCGAGAACGACCAGGTGCGGTTCCCGGCCGGGGACACGACCGGCACCGCTGACCGGGACGCCCTGGACACCACCAAGTGCGAGGCGCTGGCCCGGATCATCGCCCCCAAGCGCACCAGCGGCACCCTGGACGTGGTCGAGGAACCGCTGGAGACCAGCTTCGAACTGACCTCGCTGCTCGGCATCCGCGACGCCAACACGTTCGACGTCAACACCCTGTGGCGTACCCGTCAGCCGCAGCGCAACCGCCTCACGGTGCCGATCGGCGTCACCGAGGAGGGCGAGGTCATCGAGCTCGACCTCAAGGAGTCCGCGCAGGGCGGCATGGGACCGCACGGCCTGCTGATCGGTGCGACCGGTTCGGGCAAGAGCGAGTTGCTCCGTACGCTGGTCGTCGCGCTCGCCGCCACGCACAGCTCGGAGATCCTCAACCTGGTGCTGGTCGACTTCAAGGGTGGCGCGACCTTCATCGGCATGGAGAAGCTGCCGCACACCTCCGCGGTCATCACCAACCTCGCCGACGAGCTGCCCCTGGTCGACCGCATGCAGGACGCGCTGCAGGGTGAGATGACGCGCCGGCAGGAGCTGTTGCGGGCGAGCGGTTACGCCTCGCTGTTCGACTACGAGAAGGCGCGCGCGGCGGGGGCCCAGCTGGTGCCGTTCCCGGTGTTGCTGATCATCGTCGACGAGTTCAGCGAGCTGCTGTCCAGCAAGGCCGAGTTCATGGACCTGTTCGTCTCGATCGGACGGCTGGGCCGTTCGCTGGGCGTGCACCTGCTGCTCGCCTCGCAGCGCCTGGACGAGGGGCGGATCAACCGGGTCGAGGGCCACCTGTCGTACCGGATCGCCCTGCGCACCTTCTCGTCGATGGAGTCGCGCTCGGTCATCGGTGTCGGCAAGGCCTACGAGCTGCCACCCGAGCCCGGCAACGGCTTCCTGAAGCTGGACACCACCAACCTGGTGCGGTTCAAGTCGGCGTACGTGTCCGGACCGTACACCGGGCGCAGCCTGACCGGTGGCGCGGAGGAGGAGGACCAGCAGACCGCGCTGGACGTCGTACCGTTCACCACCCGGCAGGTCGCGATCCGGCAGGACCGTGGCCGGGCCCGGCCGGCCGAGACCGAGGAGGTCGTGCCGGAGTCGGCGACCGGCCCGAGCCTGCTCGAGGTCATCCTGGACCGGCTGGCCGGGTCCGGCCCGCCGGCCCGTCAGGTCTGGCTGCCGCCGCTGTCGGCCGCGCCCAGCCTCGACACCCTGCTGCCCAGCGTGGTGCCCGACCCGCTGCGCGGCATGACCGTCGACGACCCGGCGGCCCAGCGCCGGCTGCGGGTGCCGGTGGGCATCGTGGACCGCCCCCAGGACCAGCTGCGCGAGCTGCTGATCGCCGACCTGAGCGGCGCGGACGGGCACGTCGGCATCGCCGGGGCCCCGCAGAGCGGCAAGTCGACCCTGCTGCGCAGCCTGATCCTCGGGCTGGCGCTCACCAACACCCCGCGTGAGGTGCAGTTCTACGGGCTCGACTTCGGCGGCGGCGGGTTGTCGTCGGTCGCCGGGCTGCCGCACATCGGCTCGATCGCGACCCGGATGGAACGCGACCGGGTGGTGCGCACGGTCCAGGAGATCGGCCAGGTCATGGAGCGCCGGGAGGCCGAGTTCGCGGCACGCGGGCTGGACTCCATGCAGTCCTACCTGGCGGCCCGGGAACGCGGCGAGATCAACGACCCGTTCGGGCACGTGTTCCTGGTCATCGACGGCTGGTACACGATGAAGCAGGACTTCGTCGAGCTGGAGACCAAGTTCCAGGAGCTGGCCTCGCGGGGGTTGTCGTTCGGCATCCACGTGGTCGTCACCGCCACCCGCTGGTCGGAGATGCGCACCTGGCTGCGTGACCTGATGGGCACCCGGCTGGAGCTGCGGCTGGGTGACTCGATGGAGTCCGAGGTCGGCTCGCGCAAGGCGGCCACCGTGCCCAACCAGCCCGGCCGCGGGCTCACCCCGGACGGCCTGCACTTCCTCGGCGCGCTGCCGCGGATGGACGGCAGCTCGGACACCGACGACCTGGCCGAGGCGACCAAGTCGGTGACCGAGGAGATCAGCACGTTCTGGGCCGGGCCGCCCGCGCCGACCGTGCGGATGCTGCCGACCCGGCTCGCCGTCGAGCAGCTGCCCGCGCCGGAACGCGAGTTCAAGATCTGCATCGGCGAGGACGAGCAGCGGCTGGCGCCGGTGTGGCACGACTTCATGGCCACCCCGCACATGCTGGTGTTCGGCGACAGCGAGACCGGCAAGTCCAACATGTTGCGCCTGGTGCTGCGGGCCATCCAGCAGCACTACCGCCCGGACCAGGCCAAGGTGGTGCTCGGTGACTCGCGGCGCGACCTGGACACCGCGATCACCGCGGACTACCAGGTCGGCTTTGGCTTCACCGGCGACAAGCTGTACGAGCTGGCCGGGCAGGCGTCGGTGTCGATGAACCGCCGGGTGCCCGGTCAGGAGATCTCGTCCGAACGGATGCGCAAGCGCGACTGGTGGGAAGGTCCCGAACTGTTCGTGGTGGTCGACGACTACGACCTGATGACCAAGGGCACCGGGGTGGGCTCGACCCTCGACCCGCTGCTGCCGTTGCTGGCGCAGGGGTCCTACATCGGCCTGCACCTGGTCGTCGCGCGCAGCACGTCCGGTGCCATGCGGGCCATGATGGACCCGGTCATCCGGCGCATGTGGGAGCTGGGCACCCCGGCGACGCTGTTCTCGTACCCGAAGGAAGAGGGCAAGTTCCTCGGTGAGGCCGCACCGCGCCGCCTGCCGCCGGGACGGGCGCAGCTCGTCACCCGGCGCGGCGTGAAGCTGATGCAAACCGGCTACGTGGAAGGGGACCGCGGGTGA
- the eccD gene encoding type VII secretion integral membrane protein EccD, producing MTTALDGGLCRITVIGPDRKIDLAVPATTSVATLLPVLLNHTTAPGRADADGGEGAWVLQRLGQHPFELSGTPESLDWLEGEELYLRRAEDPLPELDFDDLAEGVATIVNRRNDRWQPEYRRVLFLLLSVVGMGAIAAVLTDRGPTTPQVVAAGVIGAGFFIAALVCARKLTDGAFSLLFGLGAAAFAGLAALSAVDGDPEGIALTGDAVLAFTVGVVAVIAVLLLCQRTVTPYLPPAPMLVVGVTALVAAGVLLLQRASELTAQRTAAIAVAVIFAVIVLAPRAAVKFARLRGPQLPKTGADMAYDIEPAPSDQVRDRTNDADMYLSVALLSSAVLLPVVFHYTMAVPGWAGWTYVLVVASAILLRARTFLGFWQRIALVVAGTVGYLMVIMRLSQTLSLGWRWVLLGALLAAMVPLVMAALRPFPRRMLPFWEYSATFFDVATGIAVLPVLAQILGLYTWARGLFG from the coding sequence GTGACGACCGCGTTGGATGGCGGGCTCTGCCGGATCACGGTGATCGGCCCGGACCGCAAGATCGACCTGGCCGTGCCGGCGACGACGTCGGTGGCCACACTGCTGCCGGTGCTGCTCAACCACACCACCGCCCCCGGGCGGGCCGACGCCGACGGCGGTGAGGGTGCCTGGGTGCTGCAGCGGCTCGGCCAGCACCCGTTCGAGCTGTCCGGCACGCCGGAGAGCCTGGACTGGCTGGAGGGCGAGGAGCTGTACCTGCGCCGCGCCGAGGATCCGCTGCCCGAGCTGGACTTCGACGACCTGGCCGAGGGCGTCGCGACCATCGTCAACCGCCGCAACGACCGCTGGCAGCCGGAATACCGCAGGGTGCTGTTCCTGCTGCTGTCGGTGGTCGGGATGGGCGCCATCGCGGCCGTGCTGACCGACCGCGGGCCGACCACGCCGCAGGTCGTCGCGGCCGGGGTGATCGGCGCCGGCTTCTTCATCGCCGCGCTGGTCTGCGCCCGCAAGCTCACCGACGGCGCCTTCTCGTTGCTCTTCGGGCTGGGTGCGGCGGCCTTCGCCGGCCTGGCCGCGCTGAGCGCGGTGGACGGCGACCCCGAGGGCATCGCCCTGACCGGCGACGCGGTGCTGGCTTTCACGGTTGGTGTGGTCGCGGTGATCGCGGTGCTGCTGCTGTGCCAGCGTACGGTCACCCCGTACCTGCCACCGGCCCCGATGCTGGTCGTCGGGGTGACAGCGCTGGTCGCCGCGGGCGTGCTGCTGCTCCAGCGGGCGTCCGAGCTGACCGCCCAGCGCACCGCTGCCATCGCCGTCGCGGTCATCTTCGCGGTGATCGTGCTGGCCCCGCGGGCCGCGGTGAAGTTCGCCCGGCTGCGCGGCCCGCAGCTGCCCAAGACCGGCGCCGACATGGCGTACGACATCGAGCCCGCCCCCTCCGACCAGGTCCGGGACCGCACCAACGACGCCGACATGTACCTCAGCGTCGCGTTGCTGTCCTCGGCCGTGCTGCTGCCCGTGGTGTTCCACTACACGATGGCCGTGCCGGGCTGGGCGGGCTGGACGTACGTGCTGGTGGTCGCGAGTGCAATCCTGTTGCGCGCCCGTACCTTCCTCGGCTTCTGGCAGCGGATCGCGCTGGTGGTCGCCGGTACCGTCGGCTACCTCATGGTCATCATGCGGCTCTCCCAGACGCTCAGCCTCGGCTGGCGCTGGGTCCTGCTCGGCGCTCTGCTCGCGGCGATGGTGCCGCTGGTGATGGCCGCGCTGCGCCCGTTCCCGCGGCGCATGCTGCCGTTCTGGGAGTATTCCGCGACCTTCTTCGACGTGGCCACCGGCATCGCCGTGCTGCCCGTACTGGCCCAGATCCTCGGCCTGTACACCTGGGCCCGCGGGCTGTTCGGGTAG